The following is a genomic window from Balneolaceae bacterium.
TGCTGATGATGTGGTGAATCCCTATAATGTTCGCGAAGCAAATCCTTCCCAAAATCACCATCAAAATCCCGCCATACGGTATGAATGTGGTTGGCATCATCCTGTGTATTGTCGAACTCTATCAGGAATGTTTTCCCTTGAATACGGTAGTAGTGAGGTTCACCTACATGTGTGGCACCAGCCCAGGCAAATTTGATCTGGTTAAATTCCTCATTCTTTAGATTTTCATATCGTTTTTCGGCGAGTTCTTCAGGCATGACTGAGAGATATTCATTGATGATATCGAGCAATAATACTTGCTGATTTTCATTCAATTCGTCCATCGTAATCCCTTCAAACGTAAGCGGACCCGTTTCGGTAGCTACATTGGTAACAATCTCCCAAAACGCCGTTTCCAAAAAAATTGCTTTATCGAGCTGCTCATCAGACATCGATTGAATCAACTCGATTCCCATATCTTCCTCTTTGTGCAAGGCTGTTTTTTCTCCTTCTCTTGGACCTTCGGGTATAAGAGAGGGGCGAGCTCCTAAAAATCTTGGAACCATCGAAACATCGCCTTCAACTACCGTGAAATTTAGTGATATATGATGTCCTTCAAACGACCAGGCCCATTTATCATCATTATCAGGTTCACCATAAAAAGTGGCGTAATAGAGTTCAGGGTCTCTGAAATCCGGGTTGTTTTCAATTTCGGCGAGCACATTTTCAAGCTCCATGATAGATTGGGTTTTGTCGTAACCAGTTTCGCTCAGGAATTCCTGCAGGACGTCAAAAAGCAATTCTTTTTGATTGTCATCAAGTTCTTGCAACGGAATTCCTGGTCGCGGCCACATGGCTGCCGGCAGAAAATGCCAGGTGTGTCTTGTTAAATCATTAAACGGTTTTTGGGCTTTTTCAAGTTGTTCTTCATTCAGAGAATCCAAAAACTCGATAGCAGGATTGTCTGAAATGTTAACAGGAGCAATTGAGAGTAAAAGTAGAAACAGTGCTGATATAAGGTATTTCATTGGCAGACTTTAAGTTATAACATCGATTAGTTCAATTGAATGTAAACTAAACTTTTCAAACCGCCCAATGAGAATTTCTAAACAGTACATTTGATCAATCACCATGCAATGTTACAACCAGTTTTCTTGATCCGCCCCTGTTTCGGTGTTCACAAAGATAAACTCCCTGCCATGTTCCAAGATTGAATCTTCCATTGGAGACAGGAATTGTAACTGAATGACCTAAAATAGAACTTTTCAAATGAGAGGTCATGTCATCAGATCCTTCAAGAGTGTGTTCAAACATCGACATATCTTCGGGAACCATCCGGTTGAAGTGAGTTTCAAAATCTCGTCTCACAGACGGATCGGCATTTTCGTTGATTGTCAATCCCGCGCTGGTATGTTTGATAAAAATGTGAGCCAGGCCCGTTTTGATCTCACTCAGTTTATCGAGTTTGGAAGTAATCTCATTCGTAATCAAATGAAATCCTCTGGATTTCGGGGAAAGCGTAATCTCTTTTTGATACCACATTTCAGTTGACAGTTTTACTAAAATTTCAAATAAGGCTATGAATAAACTATAATATCTTTACCTGAGACCTGAGACCTGAGACCTGAGACCTGAGACCTGAGACCTGAGACCTGAGACCTGAGAAATTGATCACCCAAAAATTCCTTTTATCACTCCGCCTTCGTGACTAATGGTTTGACCGGTTATGTATCCGCTATGGGGAGAAAGCAACCATGCAGCTAATGACGCCAACTCTTCAGCTTTGCCCATTCGGCCAACCGGAATATTTTTTTCCATTTTTTTCTTGGCTTCATCATAGGATACTCCCTGTATACTGCTGTTATTTTTGATGACACGATCAATAGCAGGTGTTTCATGCGCTCCGGGTGCAATTACATTGACTGTAACTCCATCTTTGGCTATTTCAAGTGCTAACGATTTTGCAAATCCTACTACGCCTGCCCGGAATGAATTACTCAAAACCAAAGAGGGCAGAGGTTGTTTCACAGACTGACTTTCAATAAAAAGCATTCGTCCATATTCCTTCTCTGTGAGAATGGGAGCGAGCCGGAGGGCCAGATCAATTTTCCAACGCATAACGAGCTGCCAGGAAGAATCCCAGTCTTTCATGTCGGTTTCAAGAGGAGTTCCGGTTGGCGGTCCTCCGGCATTGAACAATACCCCATGAAAATCACCGGATTTTGCGGCGTTTTCAATCCGGTCGATGGTATCCTCATAAATTAAGCTACCCTGTATGATGTCAATTTGACTCTTGAAGTGGTCAAACTTTTCACGAAGCAAATCTCCGCGGCGGGCAATAAGTATGGCTTCTGCCCCTTCGATTAGTAGCTGACGAGCTACAGCTTCGCCAAATCCACTGCTGGCTCCGCATATAATGAATTTTTGATTAGTAAGCTCTAAGTCCATGTTGTTAACCTGATTTTTTTGGAAGATTAAGCTATAAGTTATCAAACAATTCCAACACAAATAAATGAGAGTTGGATGAGATCTGAATCCTTATAAATATTTTTTACTCATTTGCTCAGCGGAAACAACTCGTTTAATTGTAGAATCATTTGTGCTGTAAACCTGATTTTCTTTTGTGTTATGACTGATGTTACAACCCATCCCAATAATATTTTTTTCACCAATTACAGTATCATGTTGAATAGCTGAATTCAGTCCAAGAAAAGAGTAATCTCCTATTTTTACGCCGCCCCCTATTGTGGTGCAACTCAACATCACATGACTGCCAATGTTACTATGGTGCCCAATCTTTGAGCCAAATATTATTGTGTTGGATCCTACTTTAACAAAAGGTTGTAAACTGGTAATCCCGGAGATCAAAACATTTTCGCCAAATTCTAAATCACTATAATGAGTAACACTTTCTGTAATATGGCTGATCATAGAATACCCCATCTCTTTTGACTGGTTGTATATTCGTTCTCGTACATAATTATTTCCCACTGCAATGAATAATTTGAATTCGTAAGGATTGAAGGTTTCCAAAAGTTTTTCAAAACTTACAATAGGTACTCCTTTAAACTCGCTGGTGTCTGTTTTAAAGTTCTTTTCTACACAATATCCCGCAATGGTATGGCCGGTTTCTTTCTCTAAAAAGGTGGTGACTAATTCGGAGAGTCTACCAATACCAAAAATAATTACTTTAAAATGTTTGTTTGAAGATTTCATCGGTTTTTTAACTGAAAATAATTTATTGAATGTAATACGAATTGAAGTTAAATAACTGTATCTTTAAGGCTTTCCAATTTTTAATAACAGTTAGTTCAATACAATGTCAGAACAATTAAGAAATATCGCCATTATTGCTCACGTAGATCACGGCAAAACAACGCTGGTAGATCAGATGTTGAGGCAGAGTGGTACATTCAGAGAGAATCAACAGGTTGCAGAGCGCGTTATGGACTCCGGCGATCTTGAAAAAGAGAAAGGGATTACCATCAGTTCCAAGAATACCGCTGTAAAATGGAAAGACACAAAAATAAATATTGTGGATACGCCGGGTCACGCAGATTTTGGGGGAGAGGTAGAACGGATTCTCAAAATGGTAAATGGTGTAATTTTGTTGGTTGATGCCGCCGAGGGACCACTTCCTCAAACAAAGTTTGTGTTGAGAAAATCGCTGGCACTCAATTATCAGCCAATTGTTGTGATCAATAAAATTGACCGAAAGGATGCCCGACCGGATGCCGTGTTAAATGAAATTTTTGACCTGTTTGTATCACTTGATGCATCGAACGAACAGCTTGATTTCCCGATTCTCTATGCTATAGGCATTGACGGGATTGCAAAAACAGAGCTTGAGGATGAAGGGGAAGATCTGACTCCTCTGTTTGATCTGATTGTAGATCACATTCCACCACCAGAGCAAATTTCCGATGCCCCATTTAAAATGTTGGTGAGCAGCGTGGACTGGAATGATTACGTTGGACGAATTGCCATCGGACGGGTTGAACAAGGTACGATTAAAACCAACCAGGAAATTGTTTTGATGGACCGAAAGGGAAATCATAAATCTAAAGCAAAAGCCACGAAACTGTTTACATTTAACGGACTGAATCGTGAGCCTGTTGAAGAAGCCCATGCCGGTGATATTATTGCAATGGCGGGTTATGAGGCTGTTGAAATCGGTGACACTTTAACTCATATTTCTGATCCCACTCCTATTGATTATTACGATATCGATCAGCCCACTATGGCCATGTATTTCCGGGTTAATAATTCTCCGTTTGCAGGTAAAGAGGGAGATTATGTGACATCAAACATGATCAAAGATCGGCTGCAAAAAGAGATCCGAACCAACGTGTCTATAAAAGTTAAACAAACTGAGAATCCGGATATTTTTAAAGTATCGGGACGTGGAGAATTACAGCTTTCCATTCTTATTGAAACGATGCGGCGCGAAGGATTTGAATTTGCCGTTTCGCGACCGGAAGTGCTGTACAAAGAAGTGGACGGAAAACTACTTGAACCTTTTGAGGAAGTTGTGATTGATGTACACGCAGATTACAGCAATAAAGTGATCGACAATATCCAAAAAAGACGCGGTATTATGACCTCTATGGTTCAGGAGGGAGATAATCATCGGGTGGAATTTAGCGTACCATCCCGCGGATTAATAGGTTTCCGGGGTGAAATGCTTACAGAAACTCGCGGAACCGGAATTATGCACCAGCAGTTTTCGGAATATAAAGAATACGCCGGGGACATTCCGGGCCGAACACGAGGTGCTTTGATCTCGCTCGAACAAGGCGATGTAACGCCCTATGCGTTAGAGGGGTTGCAGGATCGCGGACAATTTTTAGTTCAGCCGGGTGATCCGGTTTATGAGGGGCAGGTTGTTGGAATCAATAACCGAGTGGATGATTTGGTAGTAAATGTTGTAAAAAAGAAGAATCTGACGAACCATCGTGCTACACAAACAGCAGATTCAGTTAAGATTTCCCAGGCCAAAAGAATGACGCTTGAGCAGTGTATTGAATTTATTGACAATGATGAGCTGCTTGAAGTAACTCCCAAAAGTTTGCGAATTCGAAAGCTATATCTCGATCACAATGAGCGTAAAAGAGCCGAGAAAAAGAACGAAGCTGCCACCCAATTATCATAAATAACAGAAGATAAATGGTTTTACAGGAGGTTCAGTCGAAAACGGCTGGACCTTTTTTTTGGAAATATTTTCTTTCGTTAAAAGGAATTGATGATTCACCTGCATTGTTGTTTGGTAGAATCTGAGAAAGAATCCATTTTATGAAGAATATCAATAGCCACAGAGTTTTTAAAAGAAATGAAGCTGATCTCAATCCAAGTGGCAAATATGTTGTCTACTGGATGCAAAGTACCCGGCGGTTCCACTATAATTTTGGATTAGAATATGCCGTAAGCTGGGCAAACAAGCTCAACATACCACTTCTTATTTTTGAAGCATTTTCCTGTAGCTACCGATGGGCAACAGATCGCTCTCATACATTTATGATGGAGGGAATGAGGGAACATCTCGATTTTGCGGAGGAGAATGAATTGAATTACATCACATTTTGTGAAGAAGAACCGGGCCAGATTGAGGAGATGTTTATGAAGATCAGCGAAGATGCCTCCCTGGTAATATCAGATGAGTTTCCAATCTTTATTATCAACAAGAGCAATCAGAAGTTCTCGAAAAAAGTCAAGATTCCATACATCACTGTTGACTCCAATGGACTCATCCCTTTAGGAATCACGGACAAAGATCCCTACAGCGCCTATTTCTTCAGGAAAACCATGCAGAAAAATTTTGTAGAGGCGTATACCCATCCCCCAAAAAAGAATCCATTAGACGATCTTGAAAACAATGATCCAATTGAGTTGATTTCTGAGATTGTGGATCAGTTTCCCGATGGGAAAAAAGCTTTAAAAGATATTCCTGCATTTATTAAAGGGCTTGATATCAATCATTCTGTAAAACCGATTGACTGGAAAGGCACACGACAGGCCGGTTTGGGAATGATGGGGCAGTTCATCCAACATGGGCTTTTTGAATATGGGGATAAACGAAATGATCCGGATGAGCAAAAAACGAGTCAATTAAGTCCTTGGCTTCATTTTGGTAAAATTTCCACGTTTGAAATTGTTCGGGCCATTTTAGACCATCAGCCCGAAGATTGGAGCCTGGATAAGATTACCTATAATAAAGGATCTACAGGAGGATTTTTTCATGGTAATTCGAATATTGCAGATTTTTTAGACGAATTGATTACCTGGAGAGAAGTAGGATTTCATTTTGCGCATCATCGTAGTGATTACGATCAGTTTGAGAGTCTGCCGGATTGGGCACTCAAAACAATGAATGAACATCGCGACGATCCCAGGGAATGGAATTATTCTTATGAAGAGCTGGCAGAGTCTAAAACGCACGATGAGATTTGGAATGCGGCTCAAACACAGCTTCGGGAGGAGGGAATTATTCATAATTATCTGCGAATGCTTTGGGGGAAAAAAGTGATTGAGTGGACTCCGAACCCGGAAACGGCTCTGGAATATTTGATCGATCTGAATAATACATATGCCATCGACGGCCGCGATCCTAACAGTTATTCAGGTATTTTTTGGTGTTTCGGGCGATTTGACCGGGCATGGCAAGAACGCCCCATTTTCGGAAAGCTGCGCTATATGACCAGCAAAAGTACAAGGAGAAAGGTTAAAATCGATCAATACCTGAGGAAATATGGACCGCAGAGAAATCTGTTATAATATCGCTTTAAATAACGATAAAAGGTATATATCGTTTAAATAAGCGATAATTTGAAATTATCGTAAAAAAAGACGATAATAAGGTATGGGAACTACGATAACAGGAGATATTGTCAATTCACAATCTGTAGAGAAGGCCGAAATATGGCTTGATCCTCTAAAAGAGCTGTTTTCCAGTATAGGAGAATCGCCAACTGTCTGGGAGATATACAGAGGAGACAGTTTTCAAATTGCCGTTTCACCAAAAAATTCATTGCGAACTGCTCTCATCATCAAATCCGTAATCAAAAAAATTCCTTCCAAGAAGTTAGATGTGCGGTTAGCGATAGGTATTAGTGAAGAAGATGTAGTTGCAAACCGGGTAAGTGAGGCATCCAGCGAGGCTTTTGTGTATTCAGGGCAAATGTTAGATACTTTGAAAGAGAAAAAAGTTCATCTTGGAATTAAATCACCCTGGGATGATTTTGATAAAGAATTTAATATGATTTTCAAGTTAGCACTCATCATCATGAATTCCTGGACAAATAATTCTGCCGAGGTTGCCGAACTGCTGTTTAGTGTTTCAGGAATTACTCAGGTAGAAATTGCGGAGAGGTTAGGAATTGCCCAGTCCACCGTTAATGATAGAATTAAGAGAGGAGCTATTTATGAAATTATGGAGATGGAGCAGTATTTTCGTGAAAGAATTGAAACCCAAATGCCCCGGAGTTACTAAATGATTCTTGTAAAACTAATTTTGGCACATATCATAGGTGATTTCTTTCTTCAGAGAGGAAAATGGATTGAAAGTAAGGAGAAAAAAAAATGGGCCTCGCCGTACTTGTACCTGCATGTATTTATTCACTTTGCACTGATGTTTCTCATACTGTGGGATCTGAGTGCTTTACCTGTCATTTTGTTGATTACTATTTCACACTATGTAATTGACGGATGCAAACTGACCTTTCATACCGAAGAGACAAGAGAACTTTGGTTTGCTGTTGATCAGGTAGCCCATTTTGGAGTTTTAGTTGCTGCCTGGTTCTTTTATTGGGGTGGTGGAGATGTCAGCGGCCTGAGTGATCAGTTCTGGATTCTATTGACCGGCTTATTGTTTCTTACGTATCCGGCCTCATACTTTATGCAGCATCTGATGGCTCCCTGGAGTGACCAGATAGATTCAGGCGAAAAGGAGTCTTTACAAGGGGCGGGAAAATATATCGGAATGCTTGAACGGGTATTTGTTTACCTTGCTTTGATTACAGCAAATGCACAAGTTATTGGGTTTTTACTTGCGGCCAAGTCAGTTTTTCGTTTTGGAGATTTAACAAGATCAAAGGACAGGAAACTAACTGAATACATTTTGATTGGAACATTATTCAGCTTTTTGATGGCAATTATTGTAGGGCTTCTAAGTACAAGATTGAATTATACCTGATGATTATAACTTTTTGATAAGTTCTATCACCAATTTTGCAAAATCTTCTTTCCGACTTTCAGCAGCAATTTTTACTTCTGAGTGATCTAATTTTGAAGAGCTTAATCCCGCTGCCATATTTGTAACGAGAGAGATGGCTGCGGCAGGAATTTTTAATTTTGCCGCTTCCATTAATTCAGGAGCGGTGCTCATTCCAACAACATCAACGCCTAAACGCTGAAATGCTCTGATCTCGGATTTTGTCTCGTAATTAGGACCTTTTACATACAGGTAAGTTCCACTTTGAACATTGAGTCCGATACCAGCAGCAATTTCTTTTGTTTTTTCTGCGTATGGGTACAAATTATATGAAAATTTATCGGATGGTGAAGCAGAGATTTTCTGAAAAAGTCTGAACAGATCATTTATGACCATTAAATCACCAACTGCAAAATTGGTGTTAACGGCACCGGCAGCATTAGAGATTAGAATTTTATCAACAGAAAATAGTTTGGAGAGATGAATCGGTAAAACGGTTGTTTTTAGTTCATGCCCCTCGTAGTGATGAAAGCGTCCAGAAAATACCATCACATTATTATTTTCAATGGATCCGGAAATTAATGACCCGTGATGCCCTTCTACGGTTGTTAATGGAAAACCGGGAATATCTGAGTAAGGTATTTCAACAGCATCTTGTATAAATGATGTAAATCCACTCAGTCCTGAACCCAATATAATGGAGGCTTCCATAGTTTCAGAGAAGCCATTTTTTATCAGATAATTTTTTGCAATTTCCAGTTTATCAGAACTCATCATCCTGTAATATTTTTAATTTTGTAACCTTTTGACTCATTATATGAAACCAACTTGAACAAAGGGGAGTTGGTTTCGTGATAAGTCATGATTGTGTATTCCTCTTCAAAGGCCAATTTCTGAAGCTCTTTTCGTTTTTTCATACTCTGCTCCGGTTCCTCATCATACTTTGCTTTATAATCTCTGTTAATAGCCCTTTTGGACCCTAAT
Proteins encoded in this region:
- a CDS encoding secondary thiamine-phosphate synthase enzyme YjbQ, translated to MWYQKEITLSPKSRGFHLITNEITSKLDKLSEIKTGLAHIFIKHTSAGLTINENADPSVRRDFETHFNRMVPEDMSMFEHTLEGSDDMTSHLKSSILGHSVTIPVSNGRFNLGTWQGVYLCEHRNRGGSRKLVVTLHGD
- the typA gene encoding translational GTPase TypA translates to MSEQLRNIAIIAHVDHGKTTLVDQMLRQSGTFRENQQVAERVMDSGDLEKEKGITISSKNTAVKWKDTKINIVDTPGHADFGGEVERILKMVNGVILLVDAAEGPLPQTKFVLRKSLALNYQPIVVINKIDRKDARPDAVLNEIFDLFVSLDASNEQLDFPILYAIGIDGIAKTELEDEGEDLTPLFDLIVDHIPPPEQISDAPFKMLVSSVDWNDYVGRIAIGRVEQGTIKTNQEIVLMDRKGNHKSKAKATKLFTFNGLNREPVEEAHAGDIIAMAGYEAVEIGDTLTHISDPTPIDYYDIDQPTMAMYFRVNNSPFAGKEGDYVTSNMIKDRLQKEIRTNVSIKVKQTENPDIFKVSGRGELQLSILIETMRREGFEFAVSRPEVLYKEVDGKLLEPFEEVVIDVHADYSNKVIDNIQKRRGIMTSMVQEGDNHRVEFSVPSRGLIGFRGEMLTETRGTGIMHQQFSEYKEYAGDIPGRTRGALISLEQGDVTPYALEGLQDRGQFLVQPGDPVYEGQVVGINNRVDDLVVNVVKKKNLTNHRATQTADSVKISQAKRMTLEQCIEFIDNDELLEVTPKSLRIRKLYLDHNERKRAEKKNEAATQLS
- a CDS encoding DUF3500 domain-containing protein, with translation MKYLISALFLLLLSIAPVNISDNPAIEFLDSLNEEQLEKAQKPFNDLTRHTWHFLPAAMWPRPGIPLQELDDNQKELLFDVLQEFLSETGYDKTQSIMELENVLAEIENNPDFRDPELYYATFYGEPDNDDKWAWSFEGHHISLNFTVVEGDVSMVPRFLGARPSLIPEGPREGEKTALHKEEDMGIELIQSMSDEQLDKAIFLETAFWEIVTNVATETGPLTFEGITMDELNENQQVLLLDIINEYLSVMPEELAEKRYENLKNEEFNQIKFAWAGATHVGEPHYYRIQGKTFLIEFDNTQDDANHIHTVWRDFDGDFGKDLLREHYRDSPHHQH
- a CDS encoding purine-nucleoside phosphorylase → MMSSDKLEIAKNYLIKNGFSETMEASIILGSGLSGFTSFIQDAVEIPYSDIPGFPLTTVEGHHGSLISGSIENNNVMVFSGRFHHYEGHELKTTVLPIHLSKLFSVDKILISNAAGAVNTNFAVGDLMVINDLFRLFQKISASPSDKFSYNLYPYAEKTKEIAAGIGLNVQSGTYLYVKGPNYETKSEIRAFQRLGVDVVGMSTAPELMEAAKLKIPAAAISLVTNMAAGLSSSKLDHSEVKIAAESRKEDFAKLVIELIKKL
- a CDS encoding SDR family oxidoreductase, translating into MDLELTNQKFIICGASSGFGEAVARQLLIEGAEAILIARRGDLLREKFDHFKSQIDIIQGSLIYEDTIDRIENAAKSGDFHGVLFNAGGPPTGTPLETDMKDWDSSWQLVMRWKIDLALRLAPILTEKEYGRMLFIESQSVKQPLPSLVLSNSFRAGVVGFAKSLALEIAKDGVTVNVIAPGAHETPAIDRVIKNNSSIQGVSYDEAKKKMEKNIPVGRMGKAEELASLAAWLLSPHSGYITGQTISHEGGVIKGIFG
- a CDS encoding SatD family protein, with translation MGTTITGDIVNSQSVEKAEIWLDPLKELFSSIGESPTVWEIYRGDSFQIAVSPKNSLRTALIIKSVIKKIPSKKLDVRLAIGISEEDVVANRVSEASSEAFVYSGQMLDTLKEKKVHLGIKSPWDDFDKEFNMIFKLALIIMNSWTNNSAEVAELLFSVSGITQVEIAERLGIAQSTVNDRIKRGAIYEIMEMEQYFRERIETQMPRSY
- a CDS encoding DUF3307 domain-containing protein, with the protein product MILVKLILAHIIGDFFLQRGKWIESKEKKKWASPYLYLHVFIHFALMFLILWDLSALPVILLITISHYVIDGCKLTFHTEETRELWFAVDQVAHFGVLVAAWFFYWGGGDVSGLSDQFWILLTGLLFLTYPASYFMQHLMAPWSDQIDSGEKESLQGAGKYIGMLERVFVYLALITANAQVIGFLLAAKSVFRFGDLTRSKDRKLTEYILIGTLFSFLMAIIVGLLSTRLNYT